The following proteins are encoded in a genomic region of alpha proteobacterium U9-1i:
- a CDS encoding hypothetical protein (FIG00484044), producing MGLIDIVAGAAFVACWLIYEPLLARMNGGRGHIKIDMRAVREGWVRRLLARDNRIVDSNLLGHQLSSASFFASTNLLVIAAASGLLFGGETMLGNLGGLILIAPAPVWLLEVKIAVVVVVLSLGLLDFIWAIRQLNYCLALFGAAPEPRDSQHHEAFVRATTSVLNPAYNAFNRGVRAYYFALAGAAWIVSGLAMLIAIVAAFALLVRRQTSSEAALGLREARRVLEEMQRRPD from the coding sequence ATGGGCTTGATCGATATCGTCGCCGGCGCGGCTTTCGTCGCTTGCTGGCTCATCTACGAGCCGTTGCTGGCCCGGATGAACGGGGGACGCGGGCACATCAAGATTGACATGCGCGCCGTGCGCGAAGGCTGGGTGCGGCGGCTCTTGGCGCGCGACAATCGCATCGTCGATTCCAATCTACTCGGCCACCAACTCAGCTCGGCTTCCTTCTTCGCCTCGACCAATTTGCTGGTGATCGCGGCGGCCTCCGGCTTGCTGTTTGGCGGCGAGACCATGCTCGGCAATCTTGGCGGTCTCATTCTGATCGCGCCGGCGCCGGTCTGGTTGCTTGAGGTTAAGATCGCCGTTGTTGTGGTTGTGCTTTCGCTGGGCTTGCTCGATTTCATTTGGGCGATCCGGCAGCTCAACTACTGCCTCGCCCTCTTCGGCGCCGCGCCAGAGCCACGCGATTCCCAACACCACGAAGCTTTCGTGCGCGCGACCACATCGGTGCTCAATCCGGCCTACAATGCGTTCAATCGCGGCGTCCGCGCCTATTATTTCGCGCTCGCCGGCGCAGCGTGGATCGTCTCGGGCTTGGCGATGCTGATCGCGATCGTCGCCGCCTTTGCATTGCTGGTTCGTCGCCAAACCTCAAGCGAAGCCGCGCTCGGCTTACGCGAAGCGCGGCGTGTGCTTGAGGAAATGCAGCGCCGTCCGGACTAG
- a CDS encoding amino acid transporter, with product MAFWNRLKPIAAPADHGLKRTLSWPHLVALGVGAIVGAGIYALIGQGAGMAGPGVIVSFGVAGLVCACAALCYAELAAMMPASGSAYSYTYSALGELLAWIVGWALILEYSVVVSAVAVGWSGYAAGWVTAIGLDIPQLIPFGEVAGHALHFNPLAVFIIFVVAALLIIGTRESAWVNTFLVVLKIAALLLFLAITLPAFDINRFTPFAPFGWGSVPQPDGGNVGIMAGAAIMFFAFYGFDAVSTAAEEAKNPARDLAIGIVGSMLICTALYMAVGAAAIGAMDFREFSASGEPIALIVRSLNQPEAAALIGGVAIIAIPTVILGFLYGQSRIFLVMARDGLLPRSWSRVHSKLGTPVFITLFTALVCSVLAGLLTLGEIAALANAGTLAAFIAVAVSLMVLRVRDPSRARPFKTPIAWIVAPLAIVGCLYLFSSLSGGTIQRFFIWMAIGIPVYLLWGARQSALAKG from the coding sequence ATGGCGTTTTGGAACAGGCTGAAGCCGATTGCGGCGCCGGCGGATCATGGCCTGAAGCGCACGCTTTCCTGGCCGCATCTGGTGGCGCTTGGCGTCGGCGCGATCGTCGGCGCGGGAATTTACGCATTGATCGGCCAGGGCGCGGGCATGGCCGGGCCGGGCGTGATCGTCTCGTTTGGCGTGGCCGGTCTGGTGTGCGCGTGCGCGGCGCTTTGCTACGCGGAGCTGGCGGCGATGATGCCGGCTTCGGGCAGCGCGTATTCCTATACGTATTCGGCGCTCGGCGAGTTGCTCGCATGGATCGTCGGCTGGGCGCTGATCCTCGAGTATTCCGTGGTTGTGAGCGCGGTCGCGGTCGGCTGGTCAGGCTATGCGGCGGGATGGGTGACGGCGATCGGGCTGGACATTCCTCAGCTGATCCCGTTCGGCGAAGTCGCTGGCCATGCGCTGCACTTCAATCCTTTGGCGGTGTTCATCATCTTCGTCGTGGCAGCGCTGCTGATTATTGGTACGCGCGAGAGCGCTTGGGTGAACACGTTCCTCGTGGTGCTGAAAATCGCCGCCCTGCTCTTGTTTCTGGCCATCACACTGCCGGCGTTCGACATCAACCGCTTCACGCCGTTCGCGCCATTCGGATGGGGTTCGGTTCCCCAACCCGATGGCGGCAATGTTGGCATCATGGCGGGGGCCGCCATCATGTTCTTTGCGTTCTATGGCTTCGATGCTGTGTCGACCGCGGCGGAAGAAGCCAAGAATCCAGCGCGTGATTTGGCGATCGGTATCGTCGGCTCGATGTTGATTTGCACGGCGCTTTACATGGCTGTCGGTGCGGCGGCGATCGGCGCGATGGACTTCCGCGAGTTCAGCGCCAGCGGCGAGCCGATCGCCTTGATCGTGCGCAGCTTGAATCAGCCGGAAGCAGCGGCGCTCATCGGTGGCGTGGCGATCATCGCCATCCCAACCGTGATCCTGGGCTTTCTCTACGGGCAAAGCCGCATCTTCCTGGTGATGGCGCGCGATGGCTTGCTACCGCGCTCGTGGAGCCGCGTGCACTCCAAGCTTGGAACGCCGGTGTTCATCACCTTGTTCACGGCTCTGGTGTGTTCGGTGCTGGCGGGCCTTTTGACCCTGGGCGAGATCGCGGCGCTGGCGAACGCGGGTACTTTGGCGGCGTTCATCGCGGTTGCGGTGTCGCTGATGGTGCTGCGGGTGCGCGATCCAAGCCGCGCGCGGCCGTTCAAGACGCCGATCGCGTGGATCGTCGCGCCCTTGGCGATTGTCGGTTGCCTCTATCTGTTCTCGAGCCTCTCCGGCGGCACCATCCAGCGCTTCTTCATCTGGATGGCGATCGGCATCCCGGTTTATCTGCTCTGGGGTGCGCGCCAGAGCGCGTTGGCGAAGGGCTAG
- a CDS encoding deoxyuridine 5'-triphosphate nucleotidohydrolase: protein MTTRTVKIEVATLPHFEGLALPAYETALSAGMDVRAAVPESEPLTLKPGERCLAPTGLSIALPAGYEAQIRPRSGLALKHGVTCLNTPGTIDADYRGEVKIILINLGQEPFTIQRGERIAQIVIAPVTQGVWEKVAVLPDSARGAGGFGSTGRT from the coding sequence ATGACCACGCGCACCGTGAAAATCGAAGTCGCCACGCTCCCGCATTTCGAGGGTCTGGCGCTGCCTGCTTATGAGACGGCGCTTTCCGCCGGCATGGACGTCCGGGCAGCTGTACCGGAAAGCGAGCCGCTGACTTTGAAGCCTGGCGAACGGTGCTTGGCGCCGACGGGGCTCAGCATTGCGCTGCCGGCGGGCTATGAGGCGCAAATTCGCCCGCGCTCAGGACTGGCGCTGAAGCACGGCGTCACCTGTCTGAACACCCCAGGCACAATCGACGCCGATTATCGCGGCGAGGTGAAAATCATCCTGATCAATCTCGGCCAGGAGCCGTTCACGATCCAACGCGGCGAACGCATCGCCCAGATTGTGATCGCGCCGGTGACGCAAGGCGTTTGGGAAAAGGTCGCGGTTCTGCCAGATAGCGCGCGCGGCGCCGGCGGCTTCGGCTCGACCGGGCGGACATAA
- a CDS encoding integral membrane protein: MLMTNADMSIREHHPLKGEKDFRWRGDQPTRVEALSDMVFAFALTLLVVSSDPPQSFADLTEQLWGFPGFAAAFTILLLIWNSHYFYFRRYALEDGWTTTLNAALLFLILFFVYPLKYLATMLSRFVQSVAEGAPSPPFSFDEARVALVIFSLAYALVFLMFALFYAHARRRADALELNAGERRLTRFSFWQQMVHVFVGLAVVAAASIAPQRIAPMMGGLYFLIGPLMFVVGAMTTPRPAKTRPAPMPQS, from the coding sequence ATGCTGATGACGAATGCGGACATGAGCATACGCGAGCACCACCCGCTCAAGGGCGAGAAGGACTTCCGCTGGCGCGGCGACCAACCAACACGCGTCGAAGCGTTGTCCGACATGGTGTTCGCGTTCGCACTCACGCTGCTCGTCGTCTCAAGCGACCCTCCGCAATCGTTCGCGGATTTGACCGAACAGCTCTGGGGGTTTCCGGGTTTCGCCGCGGCGTTCACAATTCTGCTGCTGATCTGGAACTCTCACTACTTCTATTTCCGACGGTACGCGCTCGAGGACGGCTGGACGACGACACTGAACGCGGCGCTGCTGTTTCTGATCTTGTTCTTCGTCTATCCACTCAAGTATCTGGCGACCATGTTGTCTCGGTTCGTTCAGTCGGTCGCCGAGGGCGCGCCGAGCCCGCCATTCTCGTTCGACGAAGCGCGCGTGGCGCTGGTGATTTTCTCGCTGGCCTACGCGCTTGTGTTCTTGATGTTCGCGCTGTTCTACGCGCACGCGCGCCGCCGGGCGGATGCGCTGGAGCTGAACGCGGGCGAACGGCGTCTCACGCGTTTTTCGTTCTGGCAACAGATGGTGCACGTCTTCGTCGGCCTGGCGGTTGTCGCGGCCGCCAGCATCGCACCGCAGCGGATCGCGCCGATGATGGGCGGTCTCTACTTTTTGATCGGTCCGCTGATGTTTGTCGTAGGCGCGATGACCACGCCTCGCCCCGCCAAAACCCGCCCCGCGCCTATGCCGCAAAGCTGA
- a CDS encoding Aha1 domain protein: protein MNDEIAALVGAVAREVRDGERDGEPVRTVVAARIYDTNIEDLWDALTNADRIPRWFAPISGDLKLGGRYQIQGNAGGTITRCEPPRELAATWEFGGGMSWLEISLRPEGADRARLELRHIAPVDPHWEKYGPGAVGVGWDLGLFGLVRHLQNPDAARPPEGDPSWMATPEAKSFMTLSSADWGRADIANGEAEATARNAAELTRKFYCGEA, encoded by the coding sequence ATGAACGATGAGATCGCCGCGTTGGTGGGCGCAGTGGCGCGCGAGGTCCGAGACGGCGAACGCGACGGCGAACCGGTCCGTACTGTCGTCGCCGCGCGCATCTATGACACCAACATTGAAGACCTCTGGGACGCGCTGACCAATGCCGACCGCATCCCGCGCTGGTTCGCGCCGATCAGCGGCGACCTCAAACTTGGCGGGCGCTACCAAATTCAGGGCAATGCCGGCGGCACAATCACGCGCTGCGAGCCGCCGCGCGAACTGGCCGCGACGTGGGAGTTTGGCGGCGGCATGAGTTGGCTTGAAATATCACTCCGCCCCGAAGGCGCCGACCGCGCCCGGCTTGAGTTGCGCCACATCGCGCCCGTCGATCCGCACTGGGAAAAGTATGGGCCGGGCGCTGTCGGCGTCGGCTGGGATCTTGGCCTTTTCGGCCTCGTTCGGCATCTGCAAAACCCCGATGCGGCGCGCCCACCCGAAGGCGACCCATCTTGGATGGCCACGCCCGAAGCCAAATCCTTCATGACGCTGTCGAGCGCAGATTGGGGACGCGCCGATATCGCCAACGGCGAGGCCGAAGCCACGGCGCGCAACGCAGCCGAGCTGACGCGCAAGTTTTATTGCGGCGAGGCCTGA
- a CDS encoding transcriptional regulator of ArsR family produces the protein MLRESGFAHARADGPRRIYQVDAAPMKAVDAWVERFRGFWDVKLDALATEVARGKKKRKR, from the coding sequence GTGCTGCGAGAAAGCGGCTTCGCCCACGCCCGCGCCGACGGCCCGCGCCGCATCTATCAAGTCGACGCCGCGCCCATGAAAGCGGTTGATGCCTGGGTCGAACGCTTCCGCGGCTTCTGGGACGTCAAGCTCGACGCGCTGGCGACAGAGGTCGCGCGCGGCAAGAAGAAGCGAAAGCGCTAA
- a CDS encoding phosphopantothenoylcysteine decarboxylase: MSKRVLLIISGGIAAYKSLELIRRLRERDVAVRVVMTEAAQRFITPLAAGAIAGERVFTDLFDQAQEFDVGHIRLARECDLVIVAPATADLMAKAAHGLANDLASAVLLASDKPVLFAPAMNPFMWSNAATQRNFATLQGAGRHFIGPNEGEMAESGERGVGRMAEPEQIRDAVLALLNDGPLKGKRALVTAGPTLEPIDPVRFISNRSSGKQGYAIAQALAELGAEVTLVSGPTNLSAPPGVKMQRVESASAMLAASEAALPLDVAVMVAAVADWRPTRPADEKIKKDHTGAPPAIALEETADILATLSKPGKKRPKLVVGFAAETEKVEEHARAKIAKKGCDWIVANDVSGDVMGGDENQVLLISRDGAQTWPRMAKDAVARKLASEIAKALGGKGAART; encoded by the coding sequence ATGAGCAAGCGCGTCCTCCTCATCATCAGCGGCGGCATCGCCGCGTATAAGAGCCTCGAACTGATCCGTCGGCTGCGTGAGCGGGACGTTGCTGTGCGCGTGGTGATGACGGAAGCGGCGCAGCGTTTCATTACGCCGCTGGCGGCCGGCGCGATCGCCGGCGAACGGGTGTTCACAGATCTATTCGATCAGGCGCAGGAATTTGATGTTGGCCACATCCGGCTCGCGCGCGAGTGCGATCTTGTCATCGTTGCGCCCGCGACGGCTGATCTGATGGCCAAGGCGGCGCACGGTCTCGCCAATGACCTCGCCTCGGCTGTGCTGCTCGCGAGCGACAAACCCGTGCTGTTCGCGCCGGCGATGAACCCGTTCATGTGGTCGAACGCGGCGACGCAGCGCAATTTCGCGACGCTTCAGGGCGCTGGCCGGCACTTCATCGGCCCGAATGAAGGCGAGATGGCCGAGAGCGGCGAGCGTGGCGTGGGGCGCATGGCAGAGCCCGAGCAAATCCGCGACGCAGTGCTCGCATTGCTCAACGATGGCCCACTGAAGGGCAAGCGCGCGCTCGTCACCGCCGGCCCGACTTTGGAACCCATCGATCCGGTGCGCTTCATCTCCAATCGCTCAAGCGGCAAACAGGGCTACGCAATCGCGCAAGCTCTGGCTGAACTGGGCGCCGAGGTGACGCTGGTGTCCGGGCCGACCAACCTCAGCGCCCCGCCCGGCGTGAAAATGCAACGCGTTGAGAGTGCGTCGGCGATGCTCGCCGCGAGCGAGGCGGCCTTGCCGCTCGATGTCGCGGTGATGGTCGCCGCTGTCGCCGATTGGCGCCCAACGCGGCCGGCGGACGAGAAGATCAAGAAGGATCACACCGGCGCTCCGCCCGCGATTGCGCTTGAGGAAACCGCTGACATCCTCGCGACGCTTTCGAAACCCGGCAAGAAACGGCCGAAGCTCGTCGTTGGCTTCGCGGCTGAAACCGAAAAGGTCGAGGAGCACGCACGCGCCAAGATCGCCAAGAAAGGCTGCGATTGGATCGTCGCCAATGATGTGTCCGGCGACGTGATGGGCGGCGACGAAAACCAAGTGCTGCTGATCAGCCGCGACGGCGCGCAAACATGGCCGCGCATGGCGAAAGACGCAGTGGCGCGCAAGCTCGCGAGCGAAATCGCCAAAGCGCTCGGCGGCAAAGGCGCGGCGCGGACTTAG
- a CDS encoding ubiquinone biosynthesis monooxygenase UbiB, whose amino-acid sequence MFSWISHIWRLLRVAVTLARYDVLLPSEYYDRYPTGLQATHTVLSIIAKRRRGRSVGERLAKALERLGPAYVKVGQFLATRPDMIGVTVAQEMGRLKDRLPPFSRTAALDTINSELGATETIFGAISEAMAAASIAQVHQAIIPRQGVVAIKILRPRIEKKLAKEMAALRFLAQAIELFSVRSRRLEPVQFIDTVIAATERETDLRLEAGAAAEFREVAEKDGFLTVPEIDWTRSSKRVLTLDWIDGVPLTDSAALDKAGADKSELAIALTRGFLAAALDYGFFHADMHEGNLLYGKDGKLWVVDFGIMGRIGHKERRYLAEILYGFLRRDYRRVAEVHQEAGYVPEKFTVEEFAQALRAIGEPIFGKTAEAISMSRLLLQLFDVTHMFGMHLRPELVLLQKTMVQVEGVARGLDPHHDMWNAARPIVERWVKRELGPEAVTRRAVDETAQGFAALRRLPHTLLAVEAAARKVGAEAPREERKWYQLPAFWIGMLGGAVLALVLTSEPKPREPRQPQPTSAIETPAQPDTPSAPQVDVQADLTPPAETEEPAQTDASP is encoded by the coding sequence GTGTTTTCTTGGATCAGCCATATCTGGCGTTTGTTGCGGGTCGCGGTGACGCTGGCGCGCTACGACGTGCTGCTGCCAAGCGAGTATTACGACCGCTATCCGACCGGCCTGCAAGCCACGCACACGGTGCTTTCGATCATCGCCAAACGCCGCCGCGGACGCAGCGTCGGCGAGCGTTTGGCAAAGGCGCTTGAGCGGCTGGGGCCGGCCTACGTGAAGGTCGGCCAATTTCTCGCGACGCGCCCGGACATGATCGGCGTCACCGTCGCGCAGGAGATGGGGCGCCTCAAGGATCGGCTGCCGCCCTTCTCGCGCACCGCAGCACTCGACACGATCAATTCCGAACTCGGCGCGACGGAGACGATCTTCGGCGCGATCTCGGAAGCGATGGCGGCGGCGTCTATCGCGCAGGTGCACCAAGCGATCATCCCGCGCCAAGGCGTGGTGGCGATCAAGATCCTGCGCCCGCGCATTGAAAAGAAGCTGGCGAAAGAAATGGCGGCGTTGCGCTTCCTGGCGCAAGCGATCGAGCTTTTCTCCGTGCGCTCGCGCCGGCTGGAGCCGGTGCAATTCATCGACACGGTAATCGCCGCGACGGAGCGCGAGACGGATCTGCGTCTCGAAGCGGGCGCAGCCGCCGAGTTCCGCGAAGTGGCGGAGAAGGACGGCTTCCTCACGGTGCCGGAAATCGATTGGACGCGCTCGTCCAAGCGCGTGCTGACGCTCGACTGGATCGACGGCGTGCCGCTGACCGACAGCGCGGCGCTCGACAAGGCCGGCGCCGACAAGAGCGAGCTCGCGATCGCGCTCACGCGTGGATTCCTGGCCGCCGCGCTCGATTACGGCTTCTTCCACGCCGACATGCACGAGGGCAATCTGCTCTACGGCAAGGACGGCAAGCTCTGGGTCGTCGATTTCGGCATCATGGGCCGCATCGGCCACAAGGAACGCCGCTATCTCGCGGAAATCCTTTACGGCTTCCTGCGTCGCGACTATCGCCGCGTCGCCGAGGTGCACCAGGAAGCCGGCTACGTGCCGGAGAAATTCACGGTCGAGGAGTTCGCGCAGGCTCTGCGCGCCATCGGTGAGCCGATCTTTGGCAAAACCGCTGAAGCGATCTCAATGAGCCGCCTGCTTCTGCAGCTGTTCGACGTCACCCATATGTTCGGTATGCATTTGCGGCCGGAACTTGTGCTGCTGCAAAAGACGATGGTGCAGGTCGAAGGCGTGGCGCGCGGGCTCGATCCGCATCACGACATGTGGAACGCCGCCCGCCCGATCGTCGAGCGTTGGGTGAAGCGCGAACTCGGACCTGAAGCGGTAACGCGCCGCGCGGTCGATGAAACCGCGCAAGGCTTCGCGGCTCTGCGACGTTTGCCGCATACACTGCTCGCCGTGGAAGCGGCGGCGCGCAAGGTGGGCGCAGAAGCGCCGCGCGAAGAGCGCAAATGGTATCAATTGCCGGCGTTCTGGATCGGCATGCTCGGCGGCGCGGTGCTGGCGCTGGTGTTGACGAGCGAGCCCAAGCCGCGCGAGCCGCGACAGCCGCAGCCGACCTCCGCCATTGAAACGCCCGCGCAACCGGATACGCCGTCGGCGCCGCAAGTCGATGTGCAGGCGGATTTGACGCCGCCGGCTGAAACCGAAGAGCCGGCGCAAACGGATGCTAGCCCATGA
- a CDS encoding ubiquinone/menaquinone biosynthesis methyltransferase UbiE, which translates to MTTPPTTDGDTASFGFQEVPRAEKAGRVRAVFSSVASKYDLMNDAMSGGMHRLWKDAAAAKLNPQPGELILDVAGGTGDIARRLKKLGDRAAQRRGLEPPEIHIIDINAEMLEAGRKRGEDGLFWHEGDAENLPVDDAAADAYIISFGIRNCTDIPAVLRDARRVLKPGGRFFCLEFSRLAVGGLEPAYDFFSFNAIPALGKLLANDADSYRYLVESIRRFPDQETFAAMIRDAGFQRVGYRNMAAGVCALHWGWAV; encoded by the coding sequence ATGACCACCCCACCGACGACCGATGGCGATACGGCCTCCTTTGGCTTCCAGGAAGTCCCGCGCGCTGAAAAGGCTGGGCGGGTGCGGGCGGTGTTTTCGTCGGTCGCGTCGAAATACGATTTGATGAACGACGCCATGTCGGGCGGTATGCACCGCCTGTGGAAGGACGCGGCGGCGGCAAAGCTCAACCCGCAGCCGGGCGAACTCATTCTCGATGTGGCCGGCGGCACGGGCGACATCGCCCGGCGGCTGAAGAAACTTGGCGACCGCGCAGCGCAGCGACGAGGGCTTGAGCCGCCAGAAATCCACATCATCGACATCAATGCCGAGATGCTGGAAGCCGGCCGCAAACGTGGCGAAGATGGGCTCTTCTGGCACGAGGGGGACGCCGAAAATCTGCCGGTCGATGATGCGGCGGCGGACGCCTACATCATCAGCTTCGGCATCCGGAACTGCACCGATATTCCAGCTGTCTTGCGCGACGCGCGGCGGGTGTTGAAGCCTGGCGGACGCTTCTTCTGTCTGGAGTTTTCGCGCCTCGCCGTAGGCGGGCTCGAGCCGGCTTATGATTTCTTTTCCTTTAACGCCATCCCGGCCTTGGGGAAATTGCTGGCGAATGACGCGGATTCTTACCGATATCTGGTCGAATCCATTCGCCGGTTTCCGGATCAGGAAACCTTCGCTGCTATGATCCGTGACGCAGGCTTTCAGCGGGTTGGTTACCGCAATATGGCCGCCGGCGTCTGCGCGCTGCATTGGGGTTGGGCGGTTTAG
- a CDS encoding formamidopyrimidine-DNA glycosylase yields MPELPEVETVRRGLAPALVGRRIKRAQTKRADLRFPFPERFAARLKGRRIDALTRRAKYLVAQLDDGMVWITHLGMTGRWSVIGAKRQPGDFYYAEPTDPTHTHFVMETEEGNKLEFNDPRRFGYMDLIAADAFDTHPFFKAMGPEPLGNEFHLPYLKHVFANKKAPVKAALLDQRVVAGLGNIYVVEALHRAGINPTRPAGRISAQRLERLFHAIRLVLEEAIEAGGSTLSDYAAVDGAQGGFQHRFRVYDREGESCPTTDGGTIVRAVHGGRSTFWCPRCQR; encoded by the coding sequence ATGCCTGAGTTGCCGGAAGTCGAAACCGTGCGGCGCGGCCTCGCGCCGGCTTTGGTCGGCCGGCGCATCAAGCGCGCGCAAACCAAGCGCGCCGATCTGCGGTTCCCGTTTCCGGAGCGCTTCGCCGCGCGCCTCAAGGGCCGGCGCATCGACGCGCTGACGCGGCGCGCGAAATATCTTGTCGCGCAGCTCGATGACGGCATGGTCTGGATCACGCATCTCGGCATGACGGGGCGCTGGAGCGTCATCGGCGCCAAGCGCCAGCCAGGCGATTTCTACTACGCCGAACCCACCGATCCCACGCACACGCATTTCGTGATGGAGACAGAGGAGGGAAATAAGCTCGAGTTCAACGATCCGCGCCGCTTCGGCTACATGGATCTGATCGCCGCCGACGCATTCGACACGCATCCGTTCTTCAAGGCGATGGGGCCCGAGCCGCTCGGCAACGAGTTTCATCTGCCGTATCTGAAGCACGTCTTCGCGAACAAGAAGGCGCCGGTGAAAGCGGCGCTGCTCGATCAGCGCGTCGTCGCTGGTCTCGGCAACATCTATGTCGTTGAGGCGCTACATCGCGCCGGCATCAATCCGACGCGGCCTGCAGGACGCATCTCAGCTCAACGCCTGGAGCGCTTGTTCCACGCCATCCGATTGGTCCTCGAAGAGGCGATCGAAGCCGGCGGCTCAACGCTCAGCGACTATGCCGCCGTCGACGGCGCGCAAGGCGGCTTCCAACATCGCTTCCGCGTCTATGATCGCGAAGGCGAGTCGTGCCCCACGACGGATGGCGGAACCATTGTCCGTGCGGTGCATGGCGGCCGCTCGACGTTCTGGTGTCCGCGCTGCCAACGTTGA
- a CDS encoding enoyl-CoA hydratase produces MWRQHGPEWRFCRLIFPPAQRMDRLMAYENILVETDGGVGVIRLNRPKALNALNNDLIAELSAALDAFEADDAIGCIVLTGSERAFAAGADIKQMADGQFSDFYKRDPFANLERVPRTRKPLIAAVAGYALGGGCELAMMCDFIIAADTAKFGQPEITLGVMPSWGGSQRLTRAIGKAKAMDLNLTGRMMDAAEAERSGLVARIVPADKLMDETMEAARKIAGFGRLAAIANKEGVNAAFETSLNEGLKLERRLFYGLFATHDQKEGMAAFIEKRPAKFEHR; encoded by the coding sequence ATGTGGCGTCAGCATGGCCCAGAGTGGCGTTTCTGCCGATTGATTTTCCCACCCGCCCAGCGCATGGACAGGCTCATGGCTTACGAAAACATCCTGGTCGAAACCGATGGCGGCGTCGGCGTTATTCGTCTGAACCGCCCGAAGGCGCTAAACGCGCTCAATAATGATTTGATCGCCGAGCTTTCGGCGGCGCTGGACGCGTTCGAGGCCGACGACGCCATCGGCTGCATCGTGTTGACCGGCTCCGAGCGCGCGTTCGCCGCCGGCGCCGACATCAAGCAAATGGCTGACGGCCAATTCTCGGATTTCTACAAGCGCGATCCGTTCGCGAACCTCGAACGCGTACCGCGTACCCGCAAGCCGCTGATCGCAGCCGTTGCGGGTTATGCGCTGGGCGGCGGCTGCGAACTCGCCATGATGTGCGATTTCATCATCGCTGCGGACACCGCCAAATTCGGCCAGCCGGAGATCACCTTGGGCGTGATGCCGTCCTGGGGCGGCTCGCAGCGGCTCACCCGCGCGATCGGCAAGGCCAAGGCCATGGATCTCAATCTGACGGGCCGCATGATGGACGCCGCCGAGGCCGAGCGCTCAGGCCTGGTCGCCCGCATCGTCCCGGCCGACAAGCTCATGGACGAGACCATGGAAGCGGCGCGCAAGATCGCCGGTTTCGGCCGCCTGGCCGCGATCGCCAACAAAGAGGGCGTCAACGCCGCATTCGAGACATCCCTAAACGAGGGGCTGAAGCTTGAACGACGTCTGTTTTACGGGCTTTTCGCCACCCACGACCAAAAGGAAGGCATGGCCGCCTTCATCGAGAAACGCCCCGCCAAGTTTGAGCACAGGTGA
- a CDS encoding SSU ribosomal protein S20p: MANTKSAEKAARKIARQTAVNKARRSSVRTSWRNVEEAIAKGDGKAATDALKAAESATMRAVSKGVVHKNNASRKVSRLAKRVKAVSASK; encoded by the coding sequence ATGGCGAACACCAAGTCCGCAGAAAAAGCCGCCCGCAAAATCGCCCGTCAAACGGCGGTCAACAAGGCGCGCCGCTCCTCGGTCAGGACGTCATGGCGCAATGTGGAAGAAGCGATCGCCAAGGGCGATGGCAAGGCCGCGACGGATGCCTTGAAAGCTGCGGAATCCGCGACGATGCGCGCCGTTTCGAAGGGCGTTGTCCACAAGAATAACGCGAGCCGGAAGGTGTCGCGCTTGGCCAAGCGCGTGAAGGCCGTCAGCGCCTCGAAATAG